From one Rosa rugosa chromosome 4, drRosRugo1.1, whole genome shotgun sequence genomic stretch:
- the LOC133744622 gene encoding uncharacterized protein LOC133744622: MTSRNRIDSGTNKMDEMNQTQGIFMKKYPKKFDKFECWEKVKYHPYFVDPPTNPQPPASYSTATASENESPIELDDDIVSETPSSSMPRPMGQKRAKEAKKKGKKAQDAAESMALAIQAMVESTQASVELVKKRNEEMASHTKKVFEFEEAKEDARIMAMDTNSMTPQSKAWWKKKKGDIVAKTMSDGGSSGCYIPNSTKFKCCLGNQVLFFNVI, translated from the exons ATGACCTCCCGTAATCGTATAGATAGCGGCACCAATAAGATGGACGAG ATGAATCAAACTCAAGGGATCTTCATGAAAAAATATCCCAAGAAATTTGATAAATTTGAATGTTGGGAGAAAGTTAAGTACCACCCGTATTTTGTTGATCCACCAACTAATCCTCAACCACCGGCATCATATTCGACAGCTACTGCCTCCGAAAATGAGTCTCCAATTGAATTGGATGATGATATCGTTTCGGAGACACCATCAAGCTCCATGCCAAGACCAATGGGACAAAAGAGAGCCAAAGaagcaaagaagaaaggaaagaagGCGCAAGATGCAGCAGAAAGTATGGCTCTTGCTATTCAAGCCATGGTCGAATCAACCCAAGCTTCTGTTGAGCTAGTGAAGAAAAGAAACGAAGAAATGGCCTCTCACACAAAGAAGGTATTTGAATTTGAAGAGGCGAAAGAAGATGCAAGAATTATGGCAATGGATACTAATTCCATGACACCACAATCAAAGGCTTggtggaaaaagaagaagggtgATATCGTAGCAAAAACAATGTCCGATGGTGGTAGTAGCGGTTGCTACATACCCAATTCGACTAAATTTAAATGTTGTTTAGGAAatcaagttttattttttaatgtaATTTAA
- the LOC133706660 gene encoding uncharacterized protein LOC133706660 codes for FKVSSYPTVRGFTAIGSGGDDFVQAMVVAVESVIQQPVLEGRVKQKLSSGGKYVSVNIGPVQVISSEQVQAVYNAMRRDDRMKYFL; via the exons TTTAAGGTAAGTTCGTACCCAACTGTTAGAGGATTCACTGCGATTGGAAGCGGAGGGGATGATTTTGTGCAGGCTATGGTTGTTGCTGTTGAATCCGTAATTCAACAACCCGTCCTTGAG GGTCGTGTCAAGCAGAAGCTATCATCAGGAGGCAAATATGTGTCTGTAAACATTGGTCCTGTTCAAGTCATTTCTAGTGAACAG GTCCAAGCTGTATACAATGCAATGAGAAGAGATGACCGGATGAAATACTTTTTGTAG
- the LOC133744147 gene encoding cinnamoyl-CoA reductase 1-like isoform X2: protein MAVQNGRFCVTGAGGFVGSWVVKLLLSKNCIVHGTVREPTDDKNSHLRKLDKASENLKLFKADLLDYDSLCLAIDGCDGVFHVASPVPSGSVPNPELIEPAVKGTLNVLKASLEAKVKRVVYVSSVAAVAMNPTWAEGQVLDESCWSDKEYCRNTENWYCLSKTEAESEALQFAKTTGIDLVTVCPTLILGPILQSTVNASTLVLIKLFKEGKESLENRPRKIVDVRDLAEALLMAYEKPEAEGRYICMSHNVKNRDLVEKLRRLYPNYNYPKNFVEVGEDRQVSSEKLQRLGWSYRSLDDTLIDSVESYREAGQLD from the exons ATGGCAGTTCAGAATGGAAGGTTCTGTGTTACAGGGGCTGGAGGCTTCGTTGGCTCCTGGGTCGTTAAGCTTCTTCTTTCCAAGAACTGCATAGTCCACGGAACCGTCAGAGAACCCA CGGATGACAAGAACTCTCACTTGAGAAAGCTTGACAAAGCATCTGAGAACCTGAAACTATTCAAGGCGGACTTATTGGATTATGACTCCCTTTGCTTGGCAATTGATGGATGTGATGGAGTATTTCATGTTGCCAGTCCTGTTCCCTCCGGGAGTGTGCCAAATCCTGAG TTAATTGAACCTGCTGTTAAGGGGACACTTAATGTACTTAAAGCATCTCTTGAAGCAAAAGTCAAGCGAGTTGTTTATGTGTCCTCTGTTGCTGCTGTGGCCATGAATCCTACGTGGGCTGAAGGTCAAGTATTAGATGAGTCTTGTTggtcagataaggaatactgcAGAAATACTGAG AACTGGTATTGCCTTTCAAAAACTGAAGCAGAATCTGAGGCTCTGCAGTTTGCAAAAACAACCGGGATTGATCTTGTGACTGTTTGTCCTACACTGATACTTGGCCCAATTCTGCAGTCGACTGTAAATGCAAGTACCTTGGTCCTCATCAAGCTTTTCAAGG AAGGAAAGGAGTCACTGGAAAACAGGCCCCGGAAGATAGTTGACGTACGGGATTTAGCTGAAGCACTTCTTATGGCATATGAGAAGCCGGAGGCTGAAGGAAGATACATATGCATGTCCCACAATGTTAAGAATAGGGATCTAGTTGAGAAGCTGAGGCGCCTTTATCCGAATTACAATTATCCGAAGAA CTTTGTTGAAGTAGGCGAAGACAGACAGGTGAGCTCAGAGAAACTGCAAAGGCTAGGTTGGAGTTACCGGTCATTGGACGATACTCTCATTGACTCTGTTGAAAGCTACCGGGAGGCTGGACAATTGGACTGA
- the LOC133744147 gene encoding cinnamoyl-CoA reductase 1-like isoform X1, with translation MAVQNGRFCVTGAGGFVGSWVVKLLLSKNCIVHGTVREPTDDKNSHLRKLDKASENLKLFKADLLDYDSLCLAIDGCDGVFHVASPVPSGSVPNPEVQLIEPAVKGTLNVLKASLEAKVKRVVYVSSVAAVAMNPTWAEGQVLDESCWSDKEYCRNTENWYCLSKTEAESEALQFAKTTGIDLVTVCPTLILGPILQSTVNASTLVLIKLFKEGKESLENRPRKIVDVRDLAEALLMAYEKPEAEGRYICMSHNVKNRDLVEKLRRLYPNYNYPKNFVEVGEDRQVSSEKLQRLGWSYRSLDDTLIDSVESYREAGQLD, from the exons ATGGCAGTTCAGAATGGAAGGTTCTGTGTTACAGGGGCTGGAGGCTTCGTTGGCTCCTGGGTCGTTAAGCTTCTTCTTTCCAAGAACTGCATAGTCCACGGAACCGTCAGAGAACCCA CGGATGACAAGAACTCTCACTTGAGAAAGCTTGACAAAGCATCTGAGAACCTGAAACTATTCAAGGCGGACTTATTGGATTATGACTCCCTTTGCTTGGCAATTGATGGATGTGATGGAGTATTTCATGTTGCCAGTCCTGTTCCCTCCGGGAGTGTGCCAAATCCTGAG GTACAGTTAATTGAACCTGCTGTTAAGGGGACACTTAATGTACTTAAAGCATCTCTTGAAGCAAAAGTCAAGCGAGTTGTTTATGTGTCCTCTGTTGCTGCTGTGGCCATGAATCCTACGTGGGCTGAAGGTCAAGTATTAGATGAGTCTTGTTggtcagataaggaatactgcAGAAATACTGAG AACTGGTATTGCCTTTCAAAAACTGAAGCAGAATCTGAGGCTCTGCAGTTTGCAAAAACAACCGGGATTGATCTTGTGACTGTTTGTCCTACACTGATACTTGGCCCAATTCTGCAGTCGACTGTAAATGCAAGTACCTTGGTCCTCATCAAGCTTTTCAAGG AAGGAAAGGAGTCACTGGAAAACAGGCCCCGGAAGATAGTTGACGTACGGGATTTAGCTGAAGCACTTCTTATGGCATATGAGAAGCCGGAGGCTGAAGGAAGATACATATGCATGTCCCACAATGTTAAGAATAGGGATCTAGTTGAGAAGCTGAGGCGCCTTTATCCGAATTACAATTATCCGAAGAA CTTTGTTGAAGTAGGCGAAGACAGACAGGTGAGCTCAGAGAAACTGCAAAGGCTAGGTTGGAGTTACCGGTCATTGGACGATACTCTCATTGACTCTGTTGAAAGCTACCGGGAGGCTGGACAATTGGACTGA